One Salminus brasiliensis chromosome 5, fSalBra1.hap2, whole genome shotgun sequence DNA segment encodes these proteins:
- the LOC140556079 gene encoding uncharacterized protein, translating into MRCQIVLMALLVVCSLGLAGYIHSKRKEELKLAKHASFQNVKHRVTKDVLKEYQNHVAETATLLDSTKKQIEDLKAEVAGAQGVADTKKAEVDACTGELKRITDEIAAINTQKTNADGELQKKKTSLQEQIANLKKESEQRSKVCDHIKMDSVEGKKLCGITETQNSKVEEKKEEAKEEKKEEAKEEKKEETKEEKKEPAKAA; encoded by the exons ATGAGGTGCCAGATTGTGCTGATGGCTCTGCTGGTGGTGTGCAGTCTGGGCCTCGCAGGCTACATCCACTCCAAAAGGAAAGAGGAGCTCAAGTTGGCCAAGCACGCCTCCTTCCAAAACGTCAAGCACCGGGTAACCAAGGACGTGCTGAAAGAGTACCAGAACCATGTGGCGGAAACCGCCACCCTGCTGGACAGTACCAAGAAGCAGATCGAGGATCTCAAGGCAGAAGTGGCAGGAGCCCAAGGAGTCGCAGATACGAAGAAAGCTGAAGTGGACGCTTGTACAGGTGAACTG AAACGTATCACAGATGAAATCGCTGCCATTAACACTCAGAAGACCAATGCTGATG GTGAGCTTCAGAAGAAGAAGACCAGCTTGCAGGAACAGATAGCCAACCTCAAAAAGGAGTCAGAGCAACGCAGCAAAGTGTGTGACCACATCAAAATGGACTCAGTCGAGGGGAA GAAGCTGTGCGGTATTACAGAAACACAGAACTCTAAAgtagaggagaagaaggaggaggccaaagaagagaagaaggaggaggctaaagaagagaagaaggaggagaccaaagaagagaagaaggagcCAGCTAAAGCAGCCTAA